ggggggggggggggggggagccggAAGAAGGGAGACAGGACAGGGTATAACACCTAAAGAGACCAAAATCTTGATCAGAAGTTCTTAGATTTCTAAAACACCTTTCTGCTCAGTCTTGCTAAGTTGCACAAGATAGAGACTGACAATTAATGGGTCCAAACTCCCAACCAAGATCAACTGGTGATATTAAATAATCTGACCATATAAATTGTCACAAAATGCaataaaagatattatataatctaatatCTCAGGTCAGCACAAGTTCACATTAACCAAAAATATTAGGTTAGAGGTTCTGACAGTATTGCAGTACAATACCTGTAAATGGCATGCTAAAGGTAAAGCATTCAATAACAAGAATGTAattgttgaataaaaaataacaagcaTGTAAACCAACACAAATGCCTACAATTCGTTTTGTTTGCGGCCAAAACAGCATACCAAGCAAGTCTTCGTAAGAATCTGCTGATAGCGATGTGTCCATTAGCAAAGGAGGTGAGAAGACCTGCTCCTGAGATTCCTCAAAGTCATAAAACGATCTTTTTGCATCGGAAGTTGCACAATTTGAGTCGCTGACTGAGAGAAACCCATTTATGCTGTCATATTCATTGAGTGAATCCAAATCATTTAACATGTCTGGAAACTCATCATACTTGCTCCTGACACTACCATCAGGAGCTTGATTCTCAAGCAAGGAATTGTCTGCTTGAGATACAAACAACCTTTTACTCCTAAAAGAAGACACTTTGTTTTCTGCACCCAGATGAGAGAACCCAGCTGTTGATAGAGGTACAAAGAAGTGCTCAGAGCTTTCATCAGAATGATTGTTTCGTAATGATTCTGAATTACAAGATTTCATCAACAGAGCAGCTTCTCTTACAGATCTCTTCATGTTCTGAACGTAAGTATTATCCCTATCTGCAAAAACATCCACATTTAGAATGACTAAGTCTGTTTCTAATAGGTAAAATAGAATGCGTTAAAAACCAATAAGCTTGTATTTGCAGATGGCTATGAAGTGAGGAGCAGGGCAGATGCAGAAACCTTGAGGCATATTTTCAACTTGTTTACTCGTACGAGTCTGGTCCTGAGATTTCCTTTCAGGATGGTTTTCTATTGGGTTTGTTAGAGGAGCTGAAGTGTTTCGTTTTTGCATATTTCCACCTTTTCCAGAAGAGTTTGGTGTCAAGCTAAACAACTGTGGGAGCTTTAAAGCAGGAGGACTGGCTGAGACCTTGTCAAGCAGAATGGTAGACATTTTTGTAGTCACCTCAGCAACATCATCAGTGCTACTTTCCTGAAATTTTCCAGAAGACCCAAAAGAAAGTTCTATAGGAAATTGCTCAAGGTTGGGCAATCAAAGTATATAGAAAGCTTTCTACATCACACACTGAAGACTTACCAATGTCCTTCCACTGCTTTGAGCCTGAAGAGGTGAGGTTGATTGGCTACAATGTCTGGTCATGGAAGGCAGAGCACAAGATATATTCTGGACTTTCTCTGTACACTCTGATATTGACTGCTGTATGGCCGGAGCAACTTCCTTAAGTTGGTTAATGAGTACCTGCACATGAGGAATATTTGAATAGGaagtctagatttttttttttttttggatagttaATCAAGACATTTTATTCAGGAGgcatagtccaagtacacaggacataTACTTATATCCCTCCCTCCTACAGTTGTCTTTCTTTCATCAAAACTGTCCCATTCTGCTACTTGACTATCAAAAAAGGAAAGCATTATAAAAATTTACTGTTTTAAGTTATGCATTACACCCACCATTGGCACCCGTAAATACAAAAACGAAAAAGCATTACAATTTGAATATCAATGACAGGAGCAGCTCCagattatttatagaaaaaggGTGAGGCGTTATGGCACAGACTACTTCTTCCGAGAAGTAGGCTCCTAATTTGGAGCTTCTCTACATgtaaaccaatatatatatatatatatatgctatcaGTCGTCAAAGGCTCTAAATGTGaatttcaaatgaaaaaataacttGCTGCATAATATGTATTATGCGCCTCTTCATATCTTCACCTCAGGTCCTCAACTAAGGAGTTCCACTAATCACTGTGAAACTgcgatttaagtgggaggccaCAGCGGTGGGTTGTTGTGCTAGTCTCCATAGGGGTTTAGGTTTCATGGACGGGTCCTAAGGGCTCTGCCGTGGGGTGGTTCCCCGTCATCAAAAAAACAATTGCTCCTTGAGTAGAAAATCAGGCTGAAGGTAGAATAACTAAGCATAATGACATCAAATATGCATACAGAAAGAATAGCATGGATAATAGGTGCGCGCATTACCTGAAAGCTAGCCAAGTGTTGCTGATGCTCAGCAAGAGTTGCAGCTAATGACTCAGCGTGGCCACCTGTACCCCCATCCTGTGAGGTTCGTAAAATTTCTGGGCCTTCTCCATTATTAGCTTTTGCCTACAGAACAAATGTTAAAAACGACAACACTTCACTAAGTGGTAAATCAATGCCTTAGTTCACAACTTAGATAGTAAGACAactgaattattatttttttgataagtaagaagaatATTATTGATCCACATAATTAGGCAaggcccaagtacacatgaagtatacaagagacaaacctaattacaagctaagcACTATGAAAAACAGGGtaaaaagtcattaaaactagTCCCATTCAATACAATACCTGAATGACAACAGAATTATCAATATGGAGTCTCCTAATTCGACTTTTAAAAAGGTTTTTAATGACAGAAGGATATAATATGTACATGCCAAACTATTAAGAATAGTGCATCAAAGAATGGAATATTCCAAGTTTAGATAAGATCCATTTGCGGTGCCCTTCCAACTTCAACAGAAACACAATCAAGGCAAAGAAAGTCACTCACCAATCACCATTAATGAAGCTTTAAAAAGCAAAGCTTTAAGAACTAACAAATAGGATGATGTGGTCGAAACgtttagattaaaaataaacaaaaccaaGGAAACCACATATCGCACCAATGTTTTGGACAAAAAAGGGGGAAAACCAGCAAGAAACATAAAATATCATGGATGACCGTGAGGAtgttaatttgaatttattttcaggACTTGAAATTTGATTTCTAAATCAGCCATGGCAACCAATAATCTCAAACCTGCCATtgcaatgatttttttaatgaataaaggAGCTAGATGCTGCAATCACTGAGCAGAAGACAAGGCTCCATATTGAAACAATTTCATGAGTTAGTAAAGGATCTTATGTTGTCGTAAACAGCTTGAATAAAGAAAAGAGGATACCAGATGAAGTGACTGCTTATGAATACGCTGTAAAGCATGTGTCCAACGCCTGATGATTTCAGCTACATCAACGGTGGGCTGAACTCTTCCACTCCTATCATCTACTCGAGAAAGTGTTCCATCATTTAATTGTGAATTGGATGAATCTACATTCTTCTTCAGCTTTTCCCTATTTGAATTGACATGTATTCCATCACTCTGCTCTTTTTCATCCATCCATGTTGAATGAAGGTCACCAGGCTCAACAGACAAGACATCTGAATAAGAAACCTGAGAACTCTGATCCATAGCTGCAAGCAAAGATGATCCAGAGATGCGGTACctgaaaaagaaatttatgcATGAGTAAGTAAGTTGGAAAAAAAAGGGGATCTATGAAACTTAGAATGATGTGGGGAGCTAAATTACCTATGCTCACGGTGAGCTATCAAGTCCTCAATAGGACCTGAAGCAAGAACTTCATGTTGACCTGTGCATGAATGTGATCAGCTCTAAGGTGATCAGAATAGAATTGCGAGAAAGAaggaaataataataagataaaattaaaaaaaaaaaaaaggaaaatttccaaGCTCTTCTCATTCATTCAGAATCCAAGAAAAACGTGTCAACCAACATGGAAAGGCAGCCCATTCATCCTTCAGTTACTCCCCAGTATTTAGTTGTGCCAAAAAACCCAGTGACATAATCAAACTCTGGAAATCCCCAAATAAATATGATCACAAATCATGGGTATATCCAAACTAACAACAACAGTAGCCACAGGCAGagatcaaaaacaaaataactaCTGAAACATTACAATTTATGACCAAGGCCAACTTCTTAACCTAGGATGTGCAGCCCAACTCAAACATCAACGAGCACAAAATACTGCCTTGCTTATCTCACAAATTCATTATTGTAGTTAGCACTCAATTGGGTGAAGAAACTGCCATGAGACCAAAGATTcaaagaaaagaacaagaacCACAATTTCTATTTGCAGTATTAGAGTCTCCCTAGCAGGAAATCGCTCTAACCACTGTGCTCAATCCAGAAAGAAAGGAGCAAAACTCAAGGAAGGAACAGTTCTGAACATTAAAGCATTAATCCTTCCAAACATAGTATAAATTTCTAAATGATATGGAACGATATGGATTAACTTTGAGAAATCAAGGACTCAATGAAATAATGAGAACTTCAAAtcagaaaagaaataagattcTCCTGTACTTACTTTTTCGAGCTAATATAGACTCCCACAAGCGAGTAGCCTTTGCAACTAAATGGGAATTCTGGCTTGAACTAGATACAAGGTCATCCCAAAGTTCCCCTTCCAACTTCACTTTATTCCTCAAGTCATGCAGTTTTTCCAGCTCTTGCTGCAAAAAAGCCTAAGTCcaagttttccaagaaaaaacATTAAGGAAACAAACCTAAAGCcacataagagaaaaaaaaagaaaagaaagaaagatagatttCAATTTATTAAAGATAAGCCCATTCCAAGAATGCGAATGAGTTTGCCTCATACCTCTTCAGCACAGAGACCACGAAACTCTGCAGTCATTTCATGAGCCAAATTTGACCACATGGCCTGTCGCTGTACCGCTGTTTCTGCATTCTTAAGAAATCTCCTCCGTTCAAGTGCTATCCTTGCCTGCTTAAGACATGAGGCTTAGACCACTACTATTGAATGTCAAGCAGATTTGAAAACTGTTGCTAACAAGGAAatcaagtaaaaatataaacaaaaaaggaaGCAAGACAttcaacatataaaataaaacacttttcGTGAACACAAACACAGCCATTATTACCAGTGCATTATAACATTAAATAGTAAAAGGAGACCGAGTAGTTGATACAGATCATGTAACCACTGATGCATGGCACAAAGAACTGAAACTACATTATTCTGTGTCCATCCTTTTACATCAAAAGAAGATGATTAAAAAATGCCTACCAACCATCTAATCCATTCCTTTCTTTCCTTGCTTAGCTTACGGGCTTGAAGAGGTTATTGCCTGTACCATTAGTCTATGATTGGTGGCATATTAGACTACCAGCTAGCTTAGCAGGACTAGCTTGAATGGATTTCCCGCCTTTCATAGCTTACAAATAGATACTAGTAGGAACATCACGACCGGATCAACTAGATATTCTATGCTTTCAGATCAAATCATCCATCGGTAGCCCAACAAcacagttaaaaaaaattaaaaattaaaaaaatctaatagaCAAATGACGTGAAACTAGAGCTCCGAATGTCTCATCTTTAATCATGTTAAATGCCTCATTTTGAATTAGCCTACAGGAGTACAGCCATACTTATGAACTTCAGCAATTCACAGATTATCACTCCAGGCACCTTCAATCACTGACTTCAAATAGTTCATGTTTTaatgcaaaaatttaaaattaaaaattaaaaaaaaaatcataaaagcaGTACTACCTTTGTGACAGGAAGTAGCGTAGCTGCATGAGAAAAGGCTACATCTGTCAATGATGCAGGCAGTGGATTAGAAGCTATGTCAGCTGCAAAAGTTCGCCTATGAACCTCTCGCAAAGCATGCAAAGAAAGTTGCCACAAGAGTTCAACAAACCTGAAATTAACATGTGAGGATCATGATGGTTATATCCACAACTACCATCCCAAAACACATAAAAACAGAAGCAATTGAGTTATTTAGGATGGCAAAGAAACTCTTCATTATAGCTCCAAATGTTACATGATTATCTGGCATAATTCCCATATGTTGGCTCGGCTGTTATTTATCATTCCAATACCAAAACAGTAGCCTCTTCCTAATTGCTAGGATAATCTAGTAAGCATAAAAGAAACTCATAAATAATAGAGTTTCCATACCGGCCAAAACCAAAACTTCCACTTAAGGAGCCTAACACAACCATTTGGTTTAGCCGAGATCAGTAAAACAGCAAACATAATTAAACATCACTCTTATTTCTGCTTTTGCTTTCCTCAGTTTTATCACCAACCAAACGCACGTCTACTAAACCCGAACATAACTTCAAAGAAGAGATGTAAACACAGAAACCATGACAAAAAGAATCCCAACCAACCTCGGCCCACAACACGTAGCGAGCGAGGAAACCCTCGAATTGCTCCTCGGAAGTGCACCTTGCGATTCGAGCTCACTAATAATCCCTTGCACAACCTGAGGCAAACAATATCACAGTTACACATAAAAACTTCAAATTCGAgggaaaaaactgaaaaaagtaGTTCCAAAAAAACAGTAACACAATCGAGTTTTCTTTACCTTTCGGAAATCCCTCGATTGTGCAGAGTCGAAGATTGGCCAGACCTTGTCGAAATCCTGCAAAAATCCCCGAAACAatcagagaaaagaaaagaaaaacagaagtagatcgaagttaaaaaaaaacatatacgGATATGTGTAAAGCGAATGTAGGTAGAGTAGCGAGGGGCAGAAAGTACTTTGGTGGATTGAATTGGGCCACGGAGGGATGAGAGGATGAAGTAGAGAAGCTGTTCGCCTAATTTAGGGTTGGAGTGGCGGAAGAGTCCGACCCGAGGAGTACCATTGGAGCCTCCGACTCCGATAACAGCCGGATCCAGCCCTAACAACAAGCAGTTAGTGTACATTGCGCTCTctagctctatctctctctctttctctctgtccATCGTCATCACCTTCACCAGTCACCACCAGCACCAGCACCACCAACCTCTCTGTCCCTCTCTTGGTTTCTTCTCTGCGTATTCTGGTTGTTTAAATTTCCTTTTGATTGGTTCTTTTGTTGGGACGAAGGTCCTTGGGGAAGCTAGTAATTGCAAAGTTGAACCAAGATTTGAACAGAAAGGGGTGATTTTAGAATAATCTAAAATGCTAggtaaatatgtaattttattttttattttttattttttaaaaccgtcCCCTGCTCGCTTTGATCGTCGATGGGCCTCGTGGTGGGGGgaacacaaaatttaaaaaaattaaaaattaaaagaaaaaggaatcgGTCTCGTCAAGTTTACTCGCCGACTTATGGTATTTGAAATAGCGGAGGGTGAGGGTGGGCCGGTGGGCCACTGCTAACGTGCCCCGGGGGAACTGTAGCCAGCAGGCCTTGTCGAAAAGCCACGGTCACCTTTGATTTTGCATTATTTGAAACataacaaatattcaactttcactctaaaaatctttttaaatttaaaataaaatattaataatttgttCAAATCTCTAtgaagaaaaacacaaaaatcaatttttttttaaaacctcgAAAAATAAATTTCCCccaaaaatttatctattttttttttatcggaaTTTAGATGTCACCTTTGAGAGATTAAGATGGGTACTACTTTGGGTTAAAAATATATgcttgaattaaaattttactatatataaatcagTGGGTTAACATATTATTTATAGTGTGatcttattataattttaaaaaaatcaaaatatcaattATCTTTCGACATAATTGATATGAAAAGCTTTCACATCAACAATGCGTTGGATGtattaaaaataagatttataaatATGTTTTCTCATTAATATGCACAATGATTGTAAAGCTAGATTTGGAATTGTATTTGTTGCTTAGCTTGGATGCCAATTATCTCttgaatatatattcaaaaggCAAAAAGATGAGTAAATTAAAATGCTACGTGGGCGAGAGGATTGGTCAGCGGTAGTGTCACGTGTGGCTGTTGATTGTCGAAGTTGTTGTCATTGAGTTTGCCTCCCTTTGATTGCTGCTTCATCCATCATAATAATGCACAAAGCTGGTGAGCCAACTCTTAATACCCAGATTCCacttttaatcttttttgttgTGCATGGATTGAACGTCCTTTCATTGTGTGCGCGCAATGCTTTTccactttttttcttcttcttgcaaAGGTGCCCTTTCTTCCATTGTAAAAGACCAACTTATTAACAATGATTAGTTGTTTTAACTGTATTAAAAATTCAGTTTAAAATTGTTGATATGAAATTATTTGGTTATGTAACTTAGATAAGACGATAAAAGATATTTTGAtatcaatgaaataaaaatattattataatattattttttaatcttatttttatattaaaatttgaaaagattaattttttcattatatattatatgaattttgataaaaCTGTAATGATTACatgaaataatttgtttttatagttCTAATATCGAGCCCAGGTTTTATTGCCGAGTACCAGGTCCAATAACATAGCAACAGTATATATCGGCCCATGTTCGGTGAACTCGTGCGCGTGAGACTGGACACTGGACAGCAAAGGCCGGCCCATTGTTGGGGACCTTGTGCACGTGCACTTACCACGTGTAAGCGCAGACTTGAAAAAAGAGGAAAGGAATTTCGGTCTGAGAGGGATTGGGAAAACAAGCCCAGAACGTAGGCATAGACAAGATTTGCTGTCTTTTATTCTCTAATGTTTGTTGATGCTCCGGTTCCACTGCCTTTGAAGAGAAGAAGACTCGCGAACGTTGATCCCATGGAGGTTGAAGCGGCCAAggtctttttctttcaaaactcTTAACTTCCTTACGTATTTAATTCACAAACATCGTTTCTACGTACTGGttcaagtgtttgttttttatgGTGGGTCCATCTGGTTTTTGTCTAAAGATAGTCTGGTTTGCCCTAATTGTTGAACAATGGAAGATTTTAGCCGTGGATTTCGTGTCCTGATTATTCAATTGTGGGTTTAATTTGATGCTTTAAATTTTGGGTAAGTTTGATTCAATTTATACTTCCTCATGTCCGGTTTTTTGAATATACAGTTGATATCAAACttgatttttgaaaaacataattGAGTGGCAGTAGATAGGATTTCATGATGGaagataatgaataataattaattggaTTGAAGATATTGTGAATTATAGTTGACGAACAATGAGCATTGTAATGTGTATCTATGAAAAGCTCGCACCTTGTTAACATACCAAGTTTACAATTTACAAAATCAGAACTGTCCTGAGCTCTATGTTTAATCAAGCCTCATTAACTTGCATCTATGTTCTCCAATTAATATGCATGCTCTTATGCGTTAAGTGcaaataaattaacatcattCATGCTATCCTCTCGAATTGTTGAAGAAAGAAGTTAATTTCTCGCCTTAAAGAAGCTAAATAGTAATTGGGGGTGTTCTAGAAgagaatttgaatattttgtcgGCTTGATATGAAAGGCTATGGACTTATCTCAGGATGGATGAGGTGTTGGGTCGTGTCCCATAGGAGTGAAGAAAAATGCTAATTGTACTTAAGAacaacttacaaaaaaaattatttctccaCGTGTCAATTATTGATATGCTgaaaattgtgaaatttatttcaaaatttgaattaaaaaaaaaaaactgacaaAATGAGTTTTGTGCTTAAAATTGTAAGTATATGTAGCACAACTCATGATTGAAATGCAATCTTTTAAACATTCATTTATCAATTTCATAATGGTAGTACCATCATTGACAAAGAAAGTGGTTGGTAACTAAAAAAGGGAGCTTAATTGGGAGATTAGTCCATACCTCTTATTTTGGATTCATTGTTGATCTCAACCAAAGTGTCACATGGTTTCTGGCACACTCTACACGTGTGATGTTGTGTtgatgtatacatatatattttcaatgatGTCAGGCGAAGTTTGCagctattaaagaaaaatttggaCGAGAAATTCGTGTGTTTGAAACATCAGCAGCTTCTCCATCATCACATGAAGTGTCCAATAGTGGTATGCAGCAAGATTTCAACTTTTGTGCCTTCTACCTTAGGCCACAATATCCACTCAGTCTCAAAAGTTCCCTACCTGTCCTGTTAAGCTTTGGAACAcctatgattttttctttttgcatccCTTATAATGGTCTCTTTTATTTGATCAGTATTGATTTTTTATGTTGTACAGCAGAGGAGACAGATGATTTCTATGAGTTTACTGCTGAGGATTATTATCGAATTTCTGCTTCTAAAAAGGAAGGTAAATGTTGAGGATGCCCCAGTTTTAAAAGATGAGATGGTtcttttattgaattattttaaacACTTGCTGAAGGTCTTGAAAAGACTAAATGGGATTGCAAATCGTAAATTCTACTTTATGGCATGGCTTAGTgacttgtaaatatatatatatgtataaattgttTGGTTGATACTTGACTCAGCGTTATGAGTTTTGGTACTTATATCTCGTGGCATGTCAGGAATATAAGCAAGGAATGGAAAGTCTCTTCTGCTCTCATATTTGTTGGAAGTCTTGTTTACAGATACATATGTTCATATTGGTTATGTTTCCTGAGAAAAAGTTGGACAATATGAGAAGTTCAATAGAATCCCAATGCAAAACACACACCCCTGTGCACTGATCGGTAAAAGAATGCAGTTGTGTGTGTATGATGTTGAATACTTCTTCTAAGGTGTTAATGGAATAGTGTACAGATAAATTCTTGAAGACACGAAAAATTCGAGAAGCAGAAGAAGCGGCTCGCAAGTCAAAAATAACAAAGGTGCTTCATGAAGCTTTCTTTTTaagtctttttttcttcttcttcttccttttttttttttctttctttcttttttttttttttttttttcctttttaatttgatGGGCATGCATGgtatgaatgtatgatgtaaaTCTAAACTTATTGATGAATTTATCTGCTCACTCGTGCAGGCTGTCATTAGGGTTCGCTTTCCTGATCATCACACATTAGAGGTCACATTTCATGCATCAGAAACACTTCAGAGCTTGGTTGATCTTCTCAAGAAAGTGGTTACTCGACCAGAACTGCCATTCTATATATGTATACCtatcaaatttataatattcctTACCTCCATAAGATtggatattttttgtaaaaattatctGAAAAGTTGATTTCAATAAGGATTTCTAAAGGTAAAAACATCAAAATGCAAAACTTGGTTATGTTGCAGATACCGCTCCTCCTAAGAAGCAGATAACAGACATGCCTCAAGATTTTTACAATGCTGGATTTGTTCCCGGAGCAATTGTGTATTTTTCTTATGATCTACGAGAAGGTTAGTAATGATTTTGGGTGCCACAAttcaatttaaatattttgttggCTTATTCAGCATGACTAATTATAATTTCTTCTTGACCATGTAATATTTCACACTATTTATggcttatccaaaaaaaatattttcttgtttttgtttaatgatttcaTGTGAATTCTGCAAATTGGGTGCTTGGTGATTGAGACTTACTCAAAAGGAATTGAAGttctttttaagttaaaatctatGTGGTCCGATTCCAAAACATTGATTTGCATCATTCACAAAGAATGTGACCCTCGCCCTCCCTCTTTTATTCTGTTGTTAAACTTTGGTTATGTAATAGCGAAAACtaattctatatttttcttatgcCATCATCAGGTGATGATTCTACAGATGCAAATTCAGCTCCCTTCCTTCAGGAAGAGATCATGTCTTTGAAAGATCTGGACTTTAGTACTGAGCAGAGCCAGAAGGCAGAGGCTGTTCAGTCTGCACCAGAATCTGTACCAGTAGCACCCACCCCCCTCGTTCAAGAACACAAACCTGCAGGGAAAAAGCCTGTTAAGCCCAAGTGGCTGAAAATGTGATTACGCCGACTCTGGAGATCAGGTCCTTGTTCTTGTTAGAACGTTTTATTCCAATTTTCAATTGATTTGcgctcatctcatctcattatgcTAACTATGGGTATCGGTTTTGTTCTTGCAGGCAACCTCAAACAAGTAACCTTGACAGTCGTGACATATTGATATCTCCCTTATGTTTCGTGAAGGTTTGTGTTGTGCCAAAGTTGAAATATGCATAATGCCTCAGTCCGTGGAAAGAACATGGCtggatattttctttttcatctcaCCTTTTTAATGCGTTTCTTTTCAATCTTAGCAATGCCTCCCTTTAGCGTTACCGTTAAACATGACATGACTTGACATGATATGTTATAACATATAAACAGTTTAGTTTTAaaacaaccttttttttttttaatttaattctggTTCTGattcatttctctttaaatatGTGCAACTCTTAAAGGATGTTGAGATGATAACCGGCGGTGACAAGTTCAGGCTCACCAATTCTTGGACTGATTGGGCCTATTGGGTTTTCACAGGCACATTGTACCATTCGGCGATAAAACGACAGAATTCGGGTTTAACGTTTTGgactcttcttttttcttttttgtggcCCATTTtaactaatattaaaattagttgTTATTCTAATCATAATTCACCAAAATTCCAAATCACCGCTCgtcggtgagagagagagagagagttgggaaTCCCAATCCGTACAGACTTACACGTGACGAACTAACGCCACGTGCTTTACAGAAGGGATACGGATCTGGTCACGTGTGATGTTGGCTGAATATTCCATAATATGGTATGGAGCTCTCGATAGATGCAACCCATCACTATTGGtctaagaaaaaatttagttgcaacataattatgcattaatatatattaatttaatataattatttaaaaaataaattttattaaaaataatattaatttaaattttaaatataaaaaaataatattaatatataaattaatacgtaattttacttatatataataaaattcgttatatatataatattaaatgcttaaataaatattatgaaattattttatatgtctATCATTCTATGAAAAATTCGATACAGCAATTCTATACTCcacatctatttttatttttgatctctttttttattttcttaaaaaatatgtgGTGTAAAGATACTGAGTATAATAACTCATCATTCTATAAttctatcatattataaaattttgattCCATACCATTATGTCTTGATAATAAAAGTAAACGTTTATCTTTTAATAGACACGTCATTAGTGCGTTCCAACTATCCCTAAGCATGGGCATGTTTGGGAAATgcgatattttaaaaaaaatttgtgatttcatttttaaacattattcaaatataaaaatatttaaattttaaattttaaaatttttcatctaattattactaggatataaaaaaatacaatttttataaactctaaaacaaaatttatattgagatatttttaaaattttatctatataCTTTTACAAGCTCCGTTacaatacttatttttttaaaaatatttctatttaattttttatcactcttcttttttaattcaataaaatatattcactCGGATTATTTGGTTATTATTTTCAGAATTTTGTGATAGTTGCATCCAAACGTTACCTATAATTGAAGTTTAATAAAGCAATATATTCAAAGAGCATCACTCCGTTCGTGACATCCATTCAATCTAGGAACatggtaatatatttttatgctaaaGTTGTTATTCTCCCTTTGCTTTTATCCTGTCTGTAGCCGACAGTGGCT
This is a stretch of genomic DNA from Carya illinoinensis cultivar Pawnee chromosome 3, C.illinoinensisPawnee_v1, whole genome shotgun sequence. It encodes these proteins:
- the LOC122302700 gene encoding AUGMIN subunit 6-like, with the translated sequence MTMDREKEREIELESAMYTNCLLLGLDPAVIGVGGSNGTPRVGLFRHSNPKLGEQLLYFILSSLRGPIQSTKDFDKVWPIFDSAQSRDFRKVVQGIISELESQGALPRSNSRVSSLATCCGPRFVELLWQLSLHALREVHRRTFAADIASNPLPASLTDVAFSHAATLLPVTKARIALERRRFLKNAETAVQRQAMWSNLAHEMTAEFRGLCAEEAFLQQELEKLHDLRNKVKLEGELWDDLVSSSSQNSHLVAKATRLWESILARKSQHEVLASGPIEDLIAHREHRYRISGSSLLAAMDQSSQVSYSDVLSVEPGDLHSTWMDEKEQSDGIHVNSNREKLKKNVDSSNSQLNDGTLSRVDDRSGRVQPTVDVAEIIRRWTHALQRIHKQSLHLAKANNGEGPEILRTSQDGGTGGHAESLAATLAEHQQHLASFQVLINQLKEVAPAIQQSISECTEKVQNISCALPSMTRHCSQSTSPLQAQSSGRTLESSTDDVAEVTTKMSTILLDKVSASPPALKLPQLFSLTPNSSGKGGNMQKRNTSAPLTNPIENHPERKSQDQTRTSKQVENMPQDRDNTYVQNMKRSVREAALLMKSCNSESLRNNHSDESSEHFFVPLSTAGFSHLGAENKVSSFRSKRLFVSQADNSLLENQAPDGSVRSKYDEFPDMLNDLDSLNEYDSINGFLSVSDSNCATSDAKRSFYDFEESQEQVFSPPLLMDTSLSADSYEDLLAPLSETETALMEH
- the LOC122302702 gene encoding plant UBX domain-containing protein 1-like isoform X2, encoding MFVDAPVPLPLKRRRLANVDPMEVEAAKAKFAAIKEKFGREIRVFETSAASPSSHEVSNSEETDDFYEFTAEDYYRISASKKEDKFLKTRKIREAEEAARKSKITKAVIRVRFPDHHTLEVTFHASETLQSLVDLLKKVVTRPELPFYIYTAPPKKQITDMPQDFYNAGFVPGAIVYFSYDLREGDDSTDANSAPFLQEEIMSLKDLDFSTEQSQKAEAVQSAPESVPVAPTPLVQEHKPAGKKPVKPKWLKM
- the LOC122302702 gene encoding plant UBX domain-containing protein 1-like isoform X1, translated to MFVDAPVPLPLKRRRLANVDPMEVEAAKAKFAAIKEKFGREIRVFETSAASPSSHEVSNSAEETDDFYEFTAEDYYRISASKKEDKFLKTRKIREAEEAARKSKITKAVIRVRFPDHHTLEVTFHASETLQSLVDLLKKVVTRPELPFYIYTAPPKKQITDMPQDFYNAGFVPGAIVYFSYDLREGDDSTDANSAPFLQEEIMSLKDLDFSTEQSQKAEAVQSAPESVPVAPTPLVQEHKPAGKKPVKPKWLKM